A DNA window from Brassica napus cultivar Da-Ae chromosome C1, Da-Ae, whole genome shotgun sequence contains the following coding sequences:
- the LOC125580659 gene encoding uncharacterized protein LOC125580659, translating to MANIEKLQFPALKVTGENYVRWVTNVKPYLVIKKITETIEVGNKSPPEHIAEAIIFLKKHLDENLTHDYGDVEDPAVLWQALKDRFDNQKEINLPHALEEWKTLRFQDFQRVRDYNSTILRIVAQLKYCGNPVTEAEMLDKTYNTFHKEHNVLSRIYRKCGYTKFSELMVTLMLAEKNDELLIKNHNSRPTGAKAFPEVNATAVEYSGRRNQTNRGRGRRFNNKRGKPYYPKSIRSNKWVRSEQPPKGKETEEDTTKKSETVCYRCGCKGHWSRTCRTPPHLCKLYQESIKGKAKEVNLTENVEGTSYLESSDFANELD from the coding sequence atggcaaacatcgagaaactccagttcccggctctgaaagtaaccggcgaaaattatgtcagatgggtcacaaatgtgaaaccttatcttgtaataaaaaagataactgAAACGATAgaagtcggtaacaaatcgccacccgagcatatagccgaagcgattatcttcctgaagaagcatttagatgagaatctaactcacgactatggagacgttgaggacccagccgtactatggcaagccttgaaagataggttcgataatcaaaaggaaatcaatctccctcacgctcttgaagagtggaaaaccctgaggtttcaggatttccaaagggttagagattacaattccactatcttgaggatagttgcacaattaaaatattgtggtaaccctgtcaccgaagcagaaatgcttgacaagacatataatactttccacaaagaacacaacgtcttatcccgaatttacagaaaatgtgggtacaccaaattttctgaattgatggtaacactcatgttggctgaaaagaacgatgagttactaatcaaaaaccataattcccgacctacgggagccaaggcatttcctgaagtgaatgctacggcggtagaatattcgggaaggagaaaccagaccaaccgaggtcgtggtcggcgtttcaacaacaaacgtggaaagccttactatcctaaaagtattagatctaacaaatgggttagatctgaacaacctcctaaaggcaaagaaaccgaagaggataccacaaagaaaagtgagactgtatgttacagatgtggatgtaagggacattggtcccgtacctgtcgtactcccccacatttgtgcaagttatatcaagagtccataaaaggaaaggctaaagaggtgaacctcacagaaaatgttgaagggacttcataccttgaatcctccgacttcgctaatgagctggactag